From the Gaiellales bacterium genome, one window contains:
- a CDS encoding serine hydrolase domain-containing protein, producing MSRAVGAVAGSVSPGYEIVRATFAEVVESQQPGTGAAFAAVVDGHLVVDLWGGETNAAGRPWQEDTLAVLFSGTKGIVATALLTLVEQRRLLLTDRVADHWPAFAAAGKTDITVAQLGAHAAGLPYVSEALGAADLADLDVVAELLALQAPVTPVGRPCYHAITWGWLMDGLIRHACHTGATDLVREALAEPHDLDLRIGLAGDRDAEGRLAMVSRSPDYQLSAMAVKDPDPRLEQVYARPHLREDDAAWLQHPMPAANGIATARAVATLYGAVLTGRVIGMQTLGAAVAPAAEGPDPLSGRPLRFGPSGYELAGTPSELGPADDAFGHTGAGGSSHGAWPSLRTAFSFVTSELRREGRDDRARRLLDGLYTALRRA from the coding sequence ATGAGCCGAGCGGTGGGCGCCGTGGCCGGGTCGGTCTCGCCCGGCTATGAGATCGTGCGCGCGACGTTCGCCGAGGTTGTGGAGTCGCAGCAGCCGGGCACCGGCGCCGCGTTCGCGGCCGTGGTCGACGGGCACCTGGTGGTCGACCTGTGGGGCGGCGAGACGAACGCGGCGGGCAGGCCATGGCAGGAGGACACGCTCGCCGTGCTGTTCTCGGGCACCAAGGGCATCGTCGCCACCGCGCTGCTGACGCTCGTCGAGCAGCGCCGGCTGCTCCTGACCGACCGCGTGGCGGATCACTGGCCCGCGTTCGCAGCCGCCGGGAAGACCGACATCACCGTCGCGCAGCTCGGAGCCCACGCCGCCGGGCTGCCGTACGTCTCGGAGGCGCTGGGCGCGGCCGACCTCGCCGATCTCGACGTGGTCGCCGAGCTGCTCGCCCTGCAAGCGCCGGTCACCCCCGTCGGGCGGCCCTGCTACCACGCGATCACCTGGGGCTGGCTGATGGACGGGCTGATCCGTCATGCGTGCCACACCGGCGCCACGGACCTCGTGCGCGAGGCCCTGGCCGAGCCGCACGACCTGGATCTCCGAATCGGCCTTGCGGGCGACCGCGACGCGGAGGGCCGGCTGGCGATGGTGTCGCGGTCTCCCGACTATCAGCTGAGCGCGATGGCGGTGAAGGATCCGGACCCCCGCCTCGAGCAGGTCTACGCGCGGCCGCACCTGCGCGAGGACGATGCCGCGTGGCTGCAGCACCCGATGCCCGCGGCGAACGGCATCGCGACCGCGCGAGCGGTCGCAACGCTGTACGGCGCAGTGCTGACCGGCAGGGTGATCGGCATGCAGACCCTCGGCGCTGCTGTCGCGCCCGCCGCCGAGGGCCCGGACCCGCTCAGCGGCCGGCCGCTTCGGTTCGGGCCGTCGGGCTACGAGCTTGCGGGCACGCCGAGCGAGCTGGGACCTGCGGACGACGCCTTCGGTCACACGGGCGCGGGCGGCTCCTCCCACGGAGCGTGGCCGTCGCTGCGGACGGCGTTCTCGTTCGTGACATCGGAGCTGCGGCGGGAGGGGCGCGACGACCGCGCGAGGCGGCTGCTGGACGGTCTGTACACCGCGCTGCGCCGTGCCTGA
- a CDS encoding ABC transporter ATP-binding protein, translating into MSQPAEGPAIVVENLRLNLRGTDIDIVDDVSFEIAPGEVLGLVGESGSGKTTAGLALLGHCRRGVQIAGGSVRVGDTSVLDLDDNARRRLRGGIVSYVPQDPAASLNPALRIGTQLRETLEVHGYGDNDAARTERLAEMMREVLLPDDPAYLRRYPHQLSGGQQQRVGLAMAFACRPRVIVLDEPTTGLDVTTQAHVLNTVRELTELHRAAALYVTHDLAVVATIAARVAVMYAGRIVELGPSEELFSASAHPYTRRLIGAIPHISGRRQLSGIPGRAPSPGHRPKGCFFAPRCAWRIDGCTDELPALRPVAADHAVRCIRADEVRAEVGLPSGETLPAEAAAIADAVLSLKGVCASYGDREVVHDVTLDLAPQECLALVGESGSGKTTLARSIAGLHQQRTGDILLNGEPLARASRGRPREARRSIQYIFQNPYGSLNPRRTIGEIVRQPVELFGTAGGREADRLVGEMLERVSLTAAYAARYPDQLSGGERQRVAIARALIAQPAVLVCDEITSALDVSVQAAIVDLLAELQRDLGLSMLFVTHNLPLVRSISQRVAVMNLGAIVELGPVETVLLEPRDDYTKALLADTPSLEAVTA; encoded by the coding sequence GTGAGCCAGCCTGCCGAGGGCCCCGCGATCGTCGTCGAGAACCTGCGCCTGAACCTGCGCGGCACGGACATCGACATCGTCGACGACGTCTCGTTCGAGATCGCCCCTGGGGAGGTGCTCGGCCTGGTCGGCGAGTCCGGGTCCGGCAAGACGACCGCGGGGCTAGCGCTGCTCGGTCACTGCCGTCGCGGCGTCCAGATCGCCGGCGGCTCCGTGCGCGTCGGCGACACGAGCGTGCTCGATCTGGACGACAACGCGCGCCGCCGGCTCCGTGGCGGCATCGTGTCCTACGTGCCGCAGGACCCGGCCGCGTCGCTCAACCCGGCGTTGCGCATCGGCACGCAGCTGCGCGAGACGCTCGAGGTGCACGGCTACGGTGACAACGACGCGGCCCGCACCGAGCGCCTGGCGGAGATGATGCGCGAGGTGCTGCTGCCGGACGACCCGGCGTACCTGCGCCGGTATCCGCACCAGCTCTCCGGCGGCCAGCAGCAGCGGGTCGGCCTGGCGATGGCGTTCGCGTGCCGTCCGCGTGTGATCGTGCTGGACGAGCCGACCACCGGCCTCGACGTGACCACGCAGGCGCACGTGCTGAACACCGTGCGCGAGCTGACCGAGCTGCACCGCGCCGCGGCGCTGTACGTGACGCACGACCTGGCCGTCGTCGCCACCATCGCCGCGCGGGTGGCCGTGATGTACGCCGGGCGGATCGTCGAGCTGGGCCCGAGCGAGGAGCTCTTCAGCGCCAGCGCGCACCCGTACACCCGCCGCCTGATCGGCGCGATCCCGCACATCTCCGGCCGCCGCCAGCTCAGCGGCATACCGGGGCGCGCCCCGTCGCCGGGCCACCGGCCGAAGGGCTGTTTCTTCGCGCCGCGTTGCGCCTGGCGGATCGACGGGTGCACCGACGAGCTGCCCGCGCTGCGGCCCGTGGCCGCCGACCACGCCGTGCGCTGCATCCGCGCGGATGAGGTGCGCGCCGAGGTTGGGCTTCCGTCCGGGGAGACGCTGCCGGCCGAGGCGGCTGCGATCGCCGACGCGGTGCTGTCGCTGAAGGGCGTCTGCGCCTCCTACGGCGACCGGGAGGTCGTCCACGACGTCACCCTCGACCTGGCGCCGCAGGAGTGCCTGGCGCTCGTCGGCGAGTCCGGCTCGGGCAAGACCACGCTCGCGAGGTCGATCGCTGGGCTGCACCAGCAGCGCACGGGGGACATCCTCCTGAACGGCGAGCCGCTCGCCCGGGCGTCGCGGGGCCGTCCGCGGGAGGCCCGGCGCAGCATCCAGTACATCTTCCAGAACCCCTACGGCTCGCTCAATCCGCGGCGGACGATCGGCGAGATCGTGCGGCAGCCGGTCGAGCTGTTCGGGACGGCCGGCGGGCGCGAGGCCGACCGCCTGGTCGGCGAGATGCTGGAGCGGGTCTCCCTGACGGCCGCCTACGCCGCGCGGTATCCCGACCAGCTGTCCGGCGGCGAGCGGCAGCGCGTGGCGATCGCGCGGGCGCTGATCGCGCAGCCGGCCGTCCTCGTCTGCGACGAGATCACCTCGGCGCTCGACGTCAGCGTGCAGGCGGCGATCGTCGACCTGCTCGCCGAGCTGCAGCGCGACCTCGGCCTCAGCATGCTGTTCGTGACGCACAACCTGCCGCTCGTCCGCTCGATCTCGCAGCGGGTGGCCGTGATGAACCTCGGCGCCATCGTCGAGCTGGGCCCGGTCGAGACCGTGCTGCTCGAGCCGCGCGACGACTACACCAAGGCGCTGCTCGCCGACACCCCGTCGCTGGAGGCAGTCACGGCATGA
- a CDS encoding ABC transporter permease — MTVAVDTAITPEPEAVQARAPTGRLLRSSMRLWRTRVGLVLALALIAVALFGPFAAPHGPADFVGAPNSTSVGTFGTDHIGQDVWSRFLWGGRSILAISVAATLIGLVGGVVIGLVAAYARNVLDDVLMRAMDVILSFPQIMLALVLLVTLGPKTWLIVLAVGVTTIPRVARVIRGSAQPIVERDFVAAADALGVPRWRILLGDVLPNVLSPLMVEASLRLTYAFGLVASLAFLGFTPNPNGADWGLMIYENRIALTVQPWGVVLPVIAIALLTLGTGLLGDGIARAAAGIDRGRGGE; from the coding sequence GTGACCGTCGCCGTCGACACCGCGATCACGCCCGAGCCCGAGGCCGTCCAGGCGCGAGCGCCGACCGGCCGGCTGCTGCGCTCGTCGATGCGCCTCTGGCGCACGCGCGTCGGGCTCGTGCTGGCGCTCGCGCTGATCGCCGTCGCGCTGTTCGGGCCATTCGCGGCGCCGCACGGCCCGGCTGACTTCGTCGGTGCCCCGAACTCCACCTCCGTCGGAACGTTCGGCACCGACCACATCGGGCAGGACGTGTGGAGCCGGTTCCTCTGGGGCGGGCGCAGCATCCTCGCCATCTCGGTCGCCGCGACGCTGATCGGCCTGGTCGGCGGCGTCGTGATCGGCCTGGTCGCCGCGTATGCCCGGAACGTTCTCGACGACGTCCTGATGCGGGCGATGGACGTGATCCTGTCCTTCCCGCAGATCATGCTGGCGCTGGTGCTGCTGGTCACACTGGGCCCGAAGACGTGGCTGATCGTGCTCGCGGTCGGCGTGACGACGATCCCTCGGGTAGCCCGCGTCATCCGCGGATCGGCGCAGCCGATCGTGGAGCGCGACTTCGTCGCCGCCGCCGACGCGCTGGGCGTCCCGCGCTGGCGGATCCTGCTCGGCGACGTGCTGCCGAACGTGCTCTCGCCGCTCATGGTCGAGGCCAGCCTGCGGCTGACGTACGCCTTCGGCCTGGTCGCCTCCCTCGCCTTCCTCGGCTTCACGCCGAACCCCAACGGCGCCGACTGGGGCCTGATGATCTACGAGAACCGGATCGCGCTGACGGTGCAGCCGTGGGGCGTGGTGCTGCCGGTGATCGCCATCGCGCTGCTCACGCTGGGCACGGGGCTGCTCGGCGACGGCATCGCGCGGGCGGCCGCCGGCATCGACCGCGGCAGGGGCGGCGAGTGA
- a CDS encoding ABC transporter permease → MASGPSTSPSEPPLAATPAAPSPGSPGWRRILHLGGIPGFIIRRLLLGLLVLILVSTIVFAATQALGDPARAILGRTATPTSLDALRKQLHLDQPVLTQYWNWITGLAHGDAGTSLANQQPVSDYLRPRIENSGFLVLLAGGISIPISIAIGAYAALRRDRPFDVVTSVLTLAFAALPEFVTGLFLVVLFSTNVFHWLPAIASPGVRPWHDLKGMILPVATLVIAVTPYVVRIMRASMIEVLESDYVEMARLKGLPERTVLIRHALPNALGPTFQVIAINLAYLAGGVIIVEFLFAYPGIGGAMRDAVSTSDLPMVQALAMLIAGLYVVLNLLADIATILVTPRLRTRL, encoded by the coding sequence ATGGCTTCCGGACCATCTACTTCACCTAGCGAACCTCCCCTCGCTGCCACCCCGGCGGCCCCCTCACCGGGGTCGCCGGGGTGGCGGCGGATCCTCCACCTCGGCGGCATCCCGGGCTTCATCATCCGCCGCCTTCTGCTCGGCCTGCTCGTCCTGATCCTCGTGTCGACGATCGTCTTCGCCGCCACCCAGGCGCTCGGCGATCCGGCCCGGGCGATCCTCGGCCGGACGGCCACGCCCACCAGCCTGGATGCGCTGCGAAAGCAGCTGCACCTCGACCAGCCGGTGCTGACGCAGTACTGGAACTGGATCACGGGCCTCGCCCACGGCGACGCCGGCACCTCGCTCGCAAACCAGCAGCCGGTGAGCGACTACCTGCGCCCGCGCATCGAGAACTCCGGCTTCCTCGTGCTGCTGGCGGGTGGCATCTCGATTCCGATCTCGATCGCGATCGGCGCGTACGCGGCGCTGCGGCGCGACCGGCCGTTCGACGTGGTCACGTCGGTGCTGACGCTGGCATTTGCAGCGCTCCCCGAGTTCGTCACCGGCCTGTTCCTGGTTGTGCTGTTCTCGACCAACGTGTTCCACTGGCTGCCGGCGATCGCGTCGCCCGGAGTCAGACCGTGGCACGACCTGAAGGGGATGATCCTCCCGGTGGCGACGCTCGTGATCGCGGTCACGCCCTACGTCGTCCGCATCATGCGGGCCTCCATGATCGAGGTGCTCGAGTCGGACTACGTCGAGATGGCGCGCCTGAAGGGTCTCCCCGAGCGGACCGTGCTGATCCGCCACGCTCTCCCCAACGCGCTCGGGCCGACGTTCCAGGTGATCGCCATCAACCTCGCGTATCTGGCCGGCGGCGTGATCATCGTCGAGTTCCTGTTCGCGTATCCCGGCATCGGCGGCGCGATGCGCGACGCCGTGTCGACCAGCGACCTGCCGATGGTGCAGGCGCTGGCCATGCTGATCGCCGGCCTTTATGTCGTGCTCAACCTGCTGGCGGACATCGCCACGATCCTGGTCACGCCGAGGCTGAGGACGCGCCTGTGA
- a CDS encoding ABC transporter substrate-binding protein, with protein sequence MANRRPVRLDSLESMPLSRRELLLGAGGLALAGTLAACGGGSTSSSGGGGTGGGGGTPKKGGNFRLGVTGGGSKDIIDGQSIITKPDQARLVAGFETLLVYDSQYRLPSAGGNQEGLAQEVTQDKPDQWTIKLRDGIQFHNGKTLSADDVIYSIQRILNPKEGLFGGAGLGSVDPKNIEKMDNLTVRLHLKNADSTIGDQLGQYYNGIVPEGYSRTGPLKYVGTGPYTVESFQPGQASVHKKYANYWRTGQPYFDQVTITDFSDPSAQVNALLAGQIDAMTDIPFAQIEVAKSHGGLSILEGQGGGWLPLCMAVDMKPFDDVRVRQAMRLIVDRQAMLEQVLSGHGRVANDLYSPFDPAYDTSLPQRETDVEQAKSLLKAAGYEGLTVDLHTTDGAAGMVDSANVFAQQAKAAGVTINVKNDPNYYGDQYLKLPFSVDFWGTRNYLPQVANGSIPTAPYNECHWPPKSGNGSDYVSLYQQALAEVNPTKRADIIHTMQSEEYNYGGYIIAFFNNLVDAYSSKIAGFEQNRGTLNLDSFGHGFRTIYFT encoded by the coding sequence ATGGCGAATAGGCGACCAGTCCGCCTTGACTCGCTCGAGAGCATGCCGCTCTCGCGGCGGGAGCTCCTGCTGGGAGCAGGCGGCCTCGCCCTGGCCGGCACGCTCGCAGCGTGCGGTGGAGGCAGCACCAGTTCGAGCGGTGGCGGGGGCACAGGCGGTGGCGGCGGCACGCCGAAGAAGGGCGGAAACTTCCGGCTCGGCGTCACGGGCGGCGGCTCGAAGGACATCATCGACGGGCAGAGCATCATCACGAAGCCCGACCAGGCGCGCCTCGTCGCAGGCTTCGAGACGCTGCTGGTCTACGACTCGCAGTACCGGCTCCCGTCGGCCGGCGGCAACCAGGAGGGCCTCGCCCAGGAGGTCACCCAGGACAAGCCCGACCAGTGGACGATCAAGCTGCGCGACGGCATCCAGTTCCACAACGGCAAGACGCTGTCCGCCGACGATGTCATCTACTCGATCCAGCGCATCCTGAACCCCAAGGAAGGGCTGTTCGGCGGCGCCGGGCTCGGGTCGGTCGACCCGAAGAACATCGAGAAGATGGACAACCTGACCGTGCGGCTGCACCTGAAGAATGCCGACTCCACGATCGGCGACCAGCTCGGCCAGTACTACAACGGCATCGTGCCGGAGGGCTACAGCCGCACCGGCCCGCTCAAGTACGTCGGCACCGGCCCGTACACGGTCGAGAGCTTCCAGCCCGGCCAGGCCAGCGTGCACAAGAAGTACGCGAACTACTGGCGTACCGGGCAGCCGTACTTCGATCAGGTCACGATCACGGACTTCAGCGATCCGAGCGCCCAGGTGAACGCCCTGCTGGCCGGCCAGATCGACGCGATGACCGACATCCCGTTCGCGCAGATCGAAGTGGCCAAGTCCCACGGCGGCCTCTCGATTCTCGAGGGCCAGGGCGGCGGCTGGCTGCCGCTGTGCATGGCCGTCGACATGAAGCCGTTCGACGACGTGCGCGTCCGCCAGGCGATGCGGCTGATCGTCGACCGGCAGGCCATGCTCGAGCAGGTGTTGTCGGGCCACGGGCGCGTCGCGAACGATCTGTACTCCCCGTTCGATCCCGCCTACGACACGTCGCTGCCTCAACGTGAGACGGACGTCGAGCAGGCGAAGTCACTGCTCAAGGCGGCCGGCTACGAGGGCCTCACGGTCGACCTCCACACCACCGACGGCGCGGCCGGCATGGTCGATTCGGCCAACGTGTTCGCCCAGCAGGCGAAGGCGGCCGGCGTCACGATCAACGTCAAGAACGATCCCAACTACTACGGCGACCAGTACCTGAAGCTGCCGTTCTCGGTCGACTTCTGGGGCACGCGCAACTACCTGCCCCAGGTGGCCAACGGGAGCATCCCGACGGCGCCCTACAACGAATGCCACTGGCCGCCGAAGTCGGGCAACGGCTCGGACTACGTGAGCCTCTACCAGCAGGCGCTGGCCGAGGTGAACCCCACCAAGCGGGCCGACATCATCCACACGATGCAGTCCGAGGAGTACAACTACGGCGGCTACATCATCGCGTTCTTCAACAACCTGGTCGACGCCTACTCGAGCAAGATCGCGGGCTTCGAGCAGAACCGGGGAACGTTGAACCTCGATTCGTTCGGGCATGGCTTCCGGACCATCTACTTCACCTAG